In Carassius carassius chromosome 46, fCarCar2.1, whole genome shotgun sequence, the following proteins share a genomic window:
- the LOC132128901 gene encoding 1-carboxy-3-chloro-3,4-dihydroxycyclo hexa-1,5-diene dehydrogenase-like isoform X1: MVLCQRDYGSAIMSSPVDVIVVGAGNRGENYSNYAVIFPERMRVVGIADPRDFARKKLQARHKVADENTFNDWHCIVEKEKFADAVLICSPDRLHKDPAVALAKKGYHVLLEKPMAVTEEDCTEIVEACIQSGVMLTVCHVLRYDPVIHRIKGLIDSGVIGDVIHIQHLEPVGFYHFAHSFVRGNWRNEAESSFALLAKSCHDLDLIHHWAGGRRCIKVSSFGSLSHFTKENKPANAANRCIDCPVEGDCAYSAKKIYLDQVKRGGVGWPVSVICSNSVPDIESVTEALRTGPYGRCVYECDNDVCSNQVVNMEFEGGLTAAFTMVAFTEEICLRKTSIHGSKGELSYNGYEIKVFDFLTRKTTKYTADMKVPGNFGTGGHGAADYHLIDSFIAAVKHKDPSRIRSGPKETLASHKLVFAAERARMESRVVFCDYPCEGESS, translated from the exons ATGGTATTATGTCAAAGGGACTAT GGATCTGCTATAATGTCATCACCTGTGGATGTTATCGTGGTTGGAGCTGGTAACAGAGGAGAAAATTATTCGAACTATGCTGTGATCTTTCCTGAGCGAATGCGG GTTGTGGGAATTGCTGACCCCAGGGATTTTGCTCGAAAGAAACTTCAGGCACGTCACAAAGTAGCTGATGAAAACACTTTCAATG ATTGGCATTGCATAGTAGAGAAAGAGAAATTTGCAGATGCAGTATTGATCTGCTCTCCTGATCGTCTTCACAAG GACCCTGCCGTGGCTTTAGCTAAGAAAGGCTACCATGTATTGCTGGAAAAACCAATGGCT GTTACAGAGGAGGACTGCACAGAGATTGTAGAGGCTTGCATTCAGAGTGGTGTCATGCTCACAGTGTGCCATGTTCTCCGATACGACCCTGTCATCCACAGAATTAAA GGGCTGATTGACAGCGGTGTGATTGGCGATGTCATCCACATTCAACATCTGGAACCA GTGGGGTTCTATCATTTTGCTCACTCCTTTGTCAGAGGGAACTGGAGAAACGAGGCGGAAAGCTCTTTTGCTCTGCTAGCCAAATCCTGCCATGATTTGGATCTGATTCATCACTGGGCTGGTGGACGAAG GTGTATCAAAGTTTCATCATTTGGGTCTCTTAGCCACTTCACAAAAGAGAACAAG CCAGCAAATGCTGCGAATCGCTGTATAGACTGTCCTGTAGAGGGGGATTGTGCATACTCGGCAAAGAAAATCTACTTGGATCAAGTGAAAAGA GGAGGTGTTGGCTGGCCAGTGTCAGTGATTTGCTCCAACTCAGTTCCTGATATTGAATCTGTGACTGAAGCCCTCAGAACAGGACCTTACGGCCGCTGTGTGTATGAATGTGACAACGATGTGTGCTCAAATCAG GTAGTGAACATGGAATTTGAAGGAGGCTTGACTGCTGCATTCACCATGGTAGCATTTACAGAGGAAATATGTCTTCGCAAAACATCTATCCATGGTAGTAAG GGGGAACTGTCCTACAATGGATATGAGATCAAAGTGTTCGACTTCCTTACTAGAAAGACCACAAAATACACCGCAGACATGAAAGTTCCAGGTAACTTTGGTACTGGGGGTCACGGGGCAGCAGATTATCACCTTATCGACTCCTTCATTGCAGCTGTGAAG CATAAGGACCCATCTCGGATTAGGTCAGGTCCTAAAGAGACATTAGCAAGTCATAAGCTAGTGTTTGCTGCTGAACGCGCACGCATGGAAAGCAGGGTTGTGTTCTGTGACTACCCATGTGAAGGAGAGAGcagttaa
- the LOC132128901 gene encoding 1-carboxy-3-chloro-3,4-dihydroxycyclo hexa-1,5-diene dehydrogenase-like isoform X2: MSSPVDVIVVGAGNRGENYSNYAVIFPERMRVVGIADPRDFARKKLQARHKVADENTFNDWHCIVEKEKFADAVLICSPDRLHKDPAVALAKKGYHVLLEKPMAVTEEDCTEIVEACIQSGVMLTVCHVLRYDPVIHRIKGLIDSGVIGDVIHIQHLEPVGFYHFAHSFVRGNWRNEAESSFALLAKSCHDLDLIHHWAGGRRCIKVSSFGSLSHFTKENKPANAANRCIDCPVEGDCAYSAKKIYLDQVKRGGVGWPVSVICSNSVPDIESVTEALRTGPYGRCVYECDNDVCSNQVVNMEFEGGLTAAFTMVAFTEEICLRKTSIHGSKGELSYNGYEIKVFDFLTRKTTKYTADMKVPGNFGTGGHGAADYHLIDSFIAAVKHKDPSRIRSGPKETLASHKLVFAAERARMESRVVFCDYPCEGESS; encoded by the exons ATGTCATCACCTGTGGATGTTATCGTGGTTGGAGCTGGTAACAGAGGAGAAAATTATTCGAACTATGCTGTGATCTTTCCTGAGCGAATGCGG GTTGTGGGAATTGCTGACCCCAGGGATTTTGCTCGAAAGAAACTTCAGGCACGTCACAAAGTAGCTGATGAAAACACTTTCAATG ATTGGCATTGCATAGTAGAGAAAGAGAAATTTGCAGATGCAGTATTGATCTGCTCTCCTGATCGTCTTCACAAG GACCCTGCCGTGGCTTTAGCTAAGAAAGGCTACCATGTATTGCTGGAAAAACCAATGGCT GTTACAGAGGAGGACTGCACAGAGATTGTAGAGGCTTGCATTCAGAGTGGTGTCATGCTCACAGTGTGCCATGTTCTCCGATACGACCCTGTCATCCACAGAATTAAA GGGCTGATTGACAGCGGTGTGATTGGCGATGTCATCCACATTCAACATCTGGAACCA GTGGGGTTCTATCATTTTGCTCACTCCTTTGTCAGAGGGAACTGGAGAAACGAGGCGGAAAGCTCTTTTGCTCTGCTAGCCAAATCCTGCCATGATTTGGATCTGATTCATCACTGGGCTGGTGGACGAAG GTGTATCAAAGTTTCATCATTTGGGTCTCTTAGCCACTTCACAAAAGAGAACAAG CCAGCAAATGCTGCGAATCGCTGTATAGACTGTCCTGTAGAGGGGGATTGTGCATACTCGGCAAAGAAAATCTACTTGGATCAAGTGAAAAGA GGAGGTGTTGGCTGGCCAGTGTCAGTGATTTGCTCCAACTCAGTTCCTGATATTGAATCTGTGACTGAAGCCCTCAGAACAGGACCTTACGGCCGCTGTGTGTATGAATGTGACAACGATGTGTGCTCAAATCAG GTAGTGAACATGGAATTTGAAGGAGGCTTGACTGCTGCATTCACCATGGTAGCATTTACAGAGGAAATATGTCTTCGCAAAACATCTATCCATGGTAGTAAG GGGGAACTGTCCTACAATGGATATGAGATCAAAGTGTTCGACTTCCTTACTAGAAAGACCACAAAATACACCGCAGACATGAAAGTTCCAGGTAACTTTGGTACTGGGGGTCACGGGGCAGCAGATTATCACCTTATCGACTCCTTCATTGCAGCTGTGAAG CATAAGGACCCATCTCGGATTAGGTCAGGTCCTAAAGAGACATTAGCAAGTCATAAGCTAGTGTTTGCTGCTGAACGCGCACGCATGGAAAGCAGGGTTGTGTTCTGTGACTACCCATGTGAAGGAGAGAGcagttaa
- the LOC132128901 gene encoding 4-carboxy-2-hydroxymuconate-6-semialdehyde dehydrogenase-like isoform X3 gives MVLCQRDYGSAIMSSPVDVIVVGAGNRGENYSNYAVIFPERMRVVGIADPRDFARKKLQARHKVADENTFNDWHCIVEKEKFADAVLICSPDRLHKDPAVALAKKGYHVLLEKPMAVTEEDCTEIVEACIQSGVMLTVCHVLRYDPVIHRIKGLIDSGVIGDVIHIQHLEPVGFYHFAHSFVRGNWRNEAESSFALLAKSCHDLDLIHHWAGGRRCIKVSSFGSLSHFTKENKGGVGWPVSVICSNSVPDIESVTEALRTGPYGRCVYECDNDVCSNQVVNMEFEGGLTAAFTMVAFTEEICLRKTSIHGSKGELSYNGYEIKVFDFLTRKTTKYTADMKVPGNFGTGGHGAADYHLIDSFIAAVKHKDPSRIRSGPKETLASHKLVFAAERARMESRVVFCDYPCEGESS, from the exons ATGGTATTATGTCAAAGGGACTAT GGATCTGCTATAATGTCATCACCTGTGGATGTTATCGTGGTTGGAGCTGGTAACAGAGGAGAAAATTATTCGAACTATGCTGTGATCTTTCCTGAGCGAATGCGG GTTGTGGGAATTGCTGACCCCAGGGATTTTGCTCGAAAGAAACTTCAGGCACGTCACAAAGTAGCTGATGAAAACACTTTCAATG ATTGGCATTGCATAGTAGAGAAAGAGAAATTTGCAGATGCAGTATTGATCTGCTCTCCTGATCGTCTTCACAAG GACCCTGCCGTGGCTTTAGCTAAGAAAGGCTACCATGTATTGCTGGAAAAACCAATGGCT GTTACAGAGGAGGACTGCACAGAGATTGTAGAGGCTTGCATTCAGAGTGGTGTCATGCTCACAGTGTGCCATGTTCTCCGATACGACCCTGTCATCCACAGAATTAAA GGGCTGATTGACAGCGGTGTGATTGGCGATGTCATCCACATTCAACATCTGGAACCA GTGGGGTTCTATCATTTTGCTCACTCCTTTGTCAGAGGGAACTGGAGAAACGAGGCGGAAAGCTCTTTTGCTCTGCTAGCCAAATCCTGCCATGATTTGGATCTGATTCATCACTGGGCTGGTGGACGAAG GTGTATCAAAGTTTCATCATTTGGGTCTCTTAGCCACTTCACAAAAGAGAACAAG GGAGGTGTTGGCTGGCCAGTGTCAGTGATTTGCTCCAACTCAGTTCCTGATATTGAATCTGTGACTGAAGCCCTCAGAACAGGACCTTACGGCCGCTGTGTGTATGAATGTGACAACGATGTGTGCTCAAATCAG GTAGTGAACATGGAATTTGAAGGAGGCTTGACTGCTGCATTCACCATGGTAGCATTTACAGAGGAAATATGTCTTCGCAAAACATCTATCCATGGTAGTAAG GGGGAACTGTCCTACAATGGATATGAGATCAAAGTGTTCGACTTCCTTACTAGAAAGACCACAAAATACACCGCAGACATGAAAGTTCCAGGTAACTTTGGTACTGGGGGTCACGGGGCAGCAGATTATCACCTTATCGACTCCTTCATTGCAGCTGTGAAG CATAAGGACCCATCTCGGATTAGGTCAGGTCCTAAAGAGACATTAGCAAGTCATAAGCTAGTGTTTGCTGCTGAACGCGCACGCATGGAAAGCAGGGTTGTGTTCTGTGACTACCCATGTGAAGGAGAGAGcagttaa